A single region of the Lactobacillus isalae genome encodes:
- a CDS encoding YozE family protein, protein MAYRESFYRFLMTQRDPGSVDDIAQFANNAQHDSSFPKQEENYEKLSEYLELNAGYLPSMSVFDKAYQLYLDNMN, encoded by the coding sequence ATGGCCTATCGTGAAAGTTTTTATCGCTTTTTGATGACGCAAAGAGATCCAGGATCCGTAGATGATATTGCTCAATTTGCTAATAATGCGCAACATGATAGTTCTTTTCCAAAACAAGAAGAAAATTATGAAAAGCTATCAGAATATTTAGAACTAAATGCTGGCTATTTGCCAAGCATGAGTGTTTTTGACAAGGCATATCAATTATATTTAGACAATATGAACTGA
- a CDS encoding YitT family protein has translation MTKIFNKQLFKQLFFITLGCSIYAFSLDAISIPNKLADGGISGIALLLRYWFHINPGLSTLLLNIPLIIIGYRFMGKRLLALTIWGTLCLSFFLSFWLHIPIINQLDLEHDLFIAGVLAGLFSGFGIGIVFKYGGTTGGTDIIARILDLKLGIPVGKTLLALDAFVLTISLSYLDIKHMIYTLLASFVLSRITDSIQAGSYAARGLFIISNKYEKIAKMIDIQLDRGYTFLDAEGGYDRSAKKIIYCVVSPREISQVKDLILREDPNAFVSVVDVHEALGQGFTYERKKRHIFFRR, from the coding sequence ATGACTAAGATTTTCAATAAACAACTCTTCAAACAATTATTTTTCATAACTCTTGGGTGTAGTATTTATGCTTTTAGCTTAGATGCCATCAGCATCCCTAATAAACTAGCTGATGGTGGAATAAGTGGTATTGCGCTTTTACTTAGATATTGGTTCCATATCAATCCTGGTCTATCAACGTTACTTCTAAATATCCCTTTAATTATAATCGGATATCGTTTTATGGGCAAACGGCTGCTTGCTCTGACCATTTGGGGTACGCTTTGTCTATCCTTCTTTTTATCATTTTGGTTGCACATTCCTATTATAAACCAATTAGATTTAGAACATGATCTTTTTATTGCCGGTGTCTTAGCTGGTCTGTTTTCTGGCTTTGGAATTGGTATTGTCTTTAAATATGGTGGAACGACCGGTGGAACTGATATCATTGCAAGAATCTTAGACTTAAAATTAGGTATTCCTGTTGGTAAAACACTTCTTGCGCTTGATGCCTTTGTTCTAACAATCTCACTATCTTACTTAGACATTAAACATATGATTTATACCTTACTTGCTAGCTTTGTATTATCTCGGATCACAGATTCGATTCAAGCCGGTTCTTATGCTGCACGCGGATTGTTTATTATTTCAAATAAGTATGAAAAAATTGCCAAGATGATTGATATACAACTAGACCGCGGCTATACATTCTTAGATGCCGAAGGTGGTTATGATCGCTCTGCTAAAAAGATTATTTATTGCGTAGTATCCCCTCGAGAAATTAGTCAAGTAAAAGATTTAATCTTGCGTGAAGATCCTAATGCCTTTGTTTCCGTAGTTGATGTTCACGAAGCATTAGGTCAAGGCTTTACCTACGAAAGAAAAAAGAGACATATTTTCTTTAGAAGATAG
- a CDS encoding DegV family protein encodes MAKIKVVTDSSVQLTPEEIDKYDITVVPLTITIDGQTYTDGVDISREEFVKKMDESKELPKTSQPSIGIFEKVFKDLTADGSQVVGIFLARSLSGTIEAARQAADLIGKSKEVTFIDSELTDRAEAYQVLAAAKDAQEGKSLEEIVDHVEKLKEKQKLYMMVVNLDNLIKGGRLGPLAGKIATLLNIRIELQMPGGNLKVAKKGRGKKFSRNCDKHILKDIEEHKHEIKEVAISYVDTPEDMKVWTEKIKEINPDIKVLARVTSPIIATHAGSGAYAVFYTMEEY; translated from the coding sequence ATGGCTAAGATTAAAGTAGTAACTGATTCCTCAGTTCAATTAACTCCTGAAGAAATTGATAAATATGACATTACTGTGGTTCCATTAACCATTACCATTGATGGTCAGACTTACACAGATGGCGTCGACATTAGCCGCGAAGAATTTGTGAAAAAGATGGATGAATCAAAAGAATTACCTAAGACCAGTCAACCATCAATCGGAATTTTTGAAAAAGTATTCAAAGACTTAACTGCTGATGGTAGTCAAGTTGTAGGTATTTTTCTTGCCCGCTCTTTAAGTGGAACGATTGAAGCTGCAAGACAAGCTGCTGACTTGATTGGTAAGAGTAAAGAAGTAACTTTCATTGATTCTGAATTAACTGATCGAGCAGAGGCATATCAAGTATTAGCTGCAGCTAAGGACGCTCAAGAGGGCAAGAGCCTTGAAGAAATTGTTGACCATGTTGAAAAACTTAAGGAAAAGCAAAAGCTTTATATGATGGTTGTAAATCTTGATAATTTAATAAAGGGTGGTCGTCTGGGGCCACTTGCTGGTAAGATTGCTACCTTATTAAATATTAGAATTGAATTGCAGATGCCTGGTGGTAATTTAAAGGTTGCGAAAAAGGGACGCGGTAAGAAATTTTCTAGAAACTGCGACAAGCATATTTTGAAGGACATCGAAGAACACAAGCATGAGATTAAAGAAGTAGCAATTTCTTATGTCGATACTCCTGAAGATATGAAGGTTTGGACTGAAAAGATCAAAGAAATCAATCCAGATATTAAGGTCTTGGCCCGTGTGACCAGTCCAATTATTGCAACTCACGCAGGTAGCGGTGCATATGCAGTCTTCTATACAATGGAGGAATACTAA
- a CDS encoding CCA tRNA nucleotidyltransferase codes for MKITNLPEVFTAALPVLKQINEAGYEAYFVGGSVRDLLLKRHIHDVDIATSAYPAEVKQIFKKTIDTGIKHGTVTVLYNDESYEITTFRTESGYQDFRRPDHVTFVQNLSEDLKRRDFTINALAMDVDGNIIDHFDGLGDLEKHLIRAVGKAENRFHEDALRMMRAVRFMSQLQFTLEPETEQAISDNHELLSKISVERIRDEFVKMGIAPGSQKAFQVFLDTGLSEEVPGFKGKKENLSLYPQLNFSPTNEANLWALMIILLKLPNEKIPHFMRMWKNSNAMEREVADIVAFFDLISSRAPNNYDLFKAGLETIVSTIDLAHILGQPINGSALVDRYEALPIKNNHDLVVDGHFLLKNGIPAGPRVGLLLEEIKKAVLEGMISNNQAAITEFLSLNN; via the coding sequence ATGAAAATCACTAATTTACCGGAAGTTTTTACCGCTGCGCTTCCAGTTTTGAAACAAATTAATGAAGCGGGATATGAAGCTTATTTTGTCGGAGGAAGTGTTAGAGACTTGCTCTTGAAGCGTCATATTCATGATGTTGACATTGCAACAAGTGCTTATCCAGCAGAAGTTAAACAAATTTTTAAAAAGACAATTGATACAGGAATCAAGCATGGGACTGTGACAGTTCTGTATAATGATGAAAGCTATGAAATTACAACTTTCAGGACTGAATCTGGTTACCAAGACTTCCGCAGACCCGATCATGTGACCTTTGTACAAAATCTGTCAGAAGATTTGAAGAGAAGAGACTTCACAATTAACGCTTTGGCAATGGACGTTGATGGTAATATCATTGACCACTTTGATGGCTTAGGCGACTTAGAAAAGCATCTTATTCGCGCAGTTGGTAAGGCCGAAAATCGTTTTCATGAAGATGCTTTAAGAATGATGCGTGCAGTTCGCTTTATGAGTCAGTTGCAATTTACACTTGAGCCAGAAACTGAACAAGCAATTAGTGACAACCATGAATTGCTTAGCAAGATTTCTGTTGAACGTATTCGTGATGAATTTGTAAAGATGGGAATTGCACCTGGTAGTCAAAAGGCCTTCCAGGTGTTCTTAGATACTGGTTTATCAGAAGAGGTTCCAGGTTTTAAAGGTAAAAAAGAGAACTTGTCTCTCTATCCTCAACTTAATTTTAGTCCTACTAATGAAGCTAATCTATGGGCTTTAATGATTATTTTACTAAAATTGCCAAATGAGAAGATCCCTCATTTCATGAGAATGTGGAAAAACTCTAATGCAATGGAGCGAGAAGTTGCTGACATCGTGGCATTCTTTGACTTAATTAGTTCACGTGCTCCAAATAATTACGACTTGTTCAAAGCAGGCTTAGAAACTATTGTTTCGACTATTGACCTAGCTCATATTTTAGGACAGCCAATTAATGGTAGTGCTTTAGTAGACCGCTATGAAGCTCTTCCAATTAAGAATAATCATGACCTAGTAGTTGATGGACACTTTTTATTAAAAAATGGAATTCCAGCTGGACCTAGAGTTGGACTTTTATTAGAAGAAATTAAAAAAGCAGTTCTTGAAGGAATGATTAGTAATAACCAAGCGGCAATTACCGAATTTCTTTCTTTAAATAATTAA
- the trhA gene encoding PAQR family membrane homeostasis protein TrhA, with protein MSFKQLWQEPKDRSKTYNILNNIFSAITHGIGFGLAIAGLVVLIVKAARTGSALRVTAFTLYGSSLIILYLFSTLYHSLIFTRARRVFQVFDHSSIFILITGTYTPYTLVAIGGAKGWIMFGIILALAIFGILFYIFNQGKHIVLDTILYVLMGWIVIIASSTLYPVLGPTGFWLLVWGGIAYTVGAILFSMRGVPYIHVIWHMFVLLGSILMYFSILLYV; from the coding sequence ATGTCTTTTAAACAATTGTGGCAAGAGCCAAAAGATCGCTCAAAAACATACAACATTTTAAATAATATTTTTAGTGCAATTACTCACGGCATTGGCTTTGGCCTAGCAATCGCTGGCTTAGTCGTTTTAATCGTTAAAGCTGCTCGCACGGGAAGCGCCTTAAGAGTAACAGCATTTACGCTCTACGGCTCTAGTTTGATTATTCTATATCTTTTTTCAACGCTCTACCATAGTTTGATTTTTACAAGAGCTAGAAGAGTTTTTCAGGTATTTGATCATTCCTCGATTTTTATTTTAATTACTGGAACTTATACACCCTATACTTTGGTTGCAATTGGCGGGGCCAAAGGTTGGATAATGTTTGGAATTATCTTAGCTTTAGCAATTTTCGGCATCTTGTTTTACATCTTTAATCAAGGAAAGCATATTGTTTTAGATACGATTCTGTATGTATTAATGGGATGGATCGTAATTATTGCTTCTAGCACTCTTTATCCAGTTCTGGGACCAACTGGTTTTTGGCTCTTAGTTTGGGGCGGGATCGCCTATACAGTTGGCGCCATCTTATTCTCAATGCGCGGAGTTCCTTACATTCATGTAATTTGGCACATGTTTGTTTTATTGGGTTCGATCTTGATGTATTTTTCAATTTTACTTTACGTTTAA